One region of Drosophila subobscura isolate 14011-0131.10 chromosome J, UCBerk_Dsub_1.0, whole genome shotgun sequence genomic DNA includes:
- the LOC117893274 gene encoding uncharacterized protein LOC117893274 — protein MANIGHFVDRNADVRAAGLASFRAPEHIQDCFTFRHPEEQAEALIRAECQRLLVKPSGPRTPIIPSTSVGDLLSTELQKSRFMAFKEKFSEDMYFKKAKLGKIAPAHSKPDTVTNESRSFGRPSSKPEPLYEIIMPAKPAEQVNREFGEFHEQRIISHNHYWPSEKINRKYEKHFDPQHTFGQRTTFDGIGLMVQRCLKPNQGDDHHVVIVRKPQMDFIDRTYGPLGLKYKSKYPYDVPDMMHGLRRQTPKCDVKMLLENTAPHTNNDKLVNAFSHLNTLRQALQRRPNFHMFDLLSLLEKTDKERTGYLPLERIIDIMHKLHIRVDSQQLRTALGHFQLLRDEGCATERVGYEEFCRLISIQVPLPATGNVSKLPENSYNQETTYRLLCADLKKTPNTDRIARKHNLTPEQQDAVNTHVQELIYPDFSMKSGLGPSDFKRLRSKEQLETIFKDIVSKEEFECIWAQLLVDYAEQQEMFSVVQFKARIVIDEELD, from the exons ATGGCAAACATTGGACACTTTGTAGACAGGAATGCGGATGTGCGTGCAGCAGGACTCGCCTCGTTTAGGGCTCCAGAACACATCCAAGATTGCTTTACCTTCCGCCACCCAGAGGAGCAGGCCGAAGCGCTTATACGCGCTGAATGCCAGCGACTGCTGGTCAAACCCAGTGGCCCACGTACCCCAATTATACCCAGCACTAGCGTGGGAGATCTGCTCAGCACGGAGCTCCAGAAGTCACGCTTCATGGCCTTCAAGGAAAAGTTCTCCGAGGACATGTACTTCAAGAAAGCAAAACTCGGGAAGATTGCGCCCGCGCACTCCAAGCCGGACACTGTGACGAATGAGAGTCGCAGCTTTGGGCGGCCATCCAGCAAGCCAGAGCCGCTGTACGAGATTATAATGCCAGCAAAGCCAGCGGAGCAGGTGAATCGAGAGTTTGGGGAATTCCACGAGCAGCGCATCATCAGCCACAATCATTACTGGCCCTCGGAGAAGATCAATCGGAA ATACGAAAAACACTTCGATCCGCAGCACACCTTTGGCCAAAGGACCACCTTCGATGGCATTGGTTTGATGGTGCAACGCTGCCTGAAGCCAAACCAAGGCGACGATCATCATGTGGTGATTGTGCGCAAGCCACAAATGGACTTTATAGATCGCACCTACGGCCCATTGGGTTTGAAGTACAAAAGTAA ATACCCCTACGACGTGCCCGATATGATGCATGGCCTGCGGCGACAAACGCCCAAATGTGATGTCAAAATGTTGCTGGAGAACACCGCGCCCCACACGAACAACGATAAGTTGGTGAATGCCTTCAGCCACCTCAACACCTTGCGgcaggcgctgcagcggcggcccAACTTTCACATGTTCGATTTGCTCTCATTGCTGGAGAAGACGGACAAGGAGCGCACGGGCTATCTGCCGCTGGAGCGGATCATTGACATTATGCACAAGCTGCACATACGCGTGGACTCGCAGCAGCTACGCACCGCCTTGGGGCACTTTCAACTGCTGCGCGACGAGGGCTGTGCCACGGAGCGGGTTGGCTATGAGGAATTTTGTCGCCTCATCTCCATCCAGGTGCCATTGCCAGCCACGGGCAATGTTTCAAAGTTGCCCGAGAATAGCTACAATCAGGAGACGACCTATCGCCTGCTCTGTGCGGATCTCAAGAAGACGCCCAACACGGATCGCATCGCACGCAAACACAACCTGACGCCCGAGCAGCAGGACGCCGTGAATACTCATGTCCAGGAGCTAATATATCCCGATTTTTCCATGAAGTCGGGCCTGGGGCCCAGCGATTTTAAGCGCCTGCGAagcaaggagcagctggagacgaTATTCAAGGATATTGTGTCCAAGGAGGAGTTTGAATGCATTTGGGCGCAGCTGTTGGTCGATTAtgcggagcagcaggagatgtTTTCGGTTGTGCAGTTTAAGGCGCGCATTGTGATAGATGAGGAATTAGATTAG